The window gtgttcTGCACACATACACCTACGACCTTTGGAACCATGTTGGCACTACTTTATGTTATTAATAAGAGGGCCGTATGCATcgtgctgatgcagaggccggggtttttcctccttttcaaaaaaaaaacctgtGCCAGTTCATGTATTGAGATGGATTAAAAGCTTTGAGAATGATAGAGAAATAAATGAAGAGCACCATGCGTGTGCATGCTGCTTACATGCATGTTCATCCTGTGTAATGTTGTGGTGTGTGATTTGTATGCTATGGCCTGCTTACTGTAACAATAATCAAACTATCACTCGCACTTCTGCATAAGGTCCCTTGTGCGGCATATGAATCCGTCGCATGATTTAGGTCCCTTATCAGGCAGATGCTTGCAGTTTTATGTTGCGTTGGTTCTCCTGTAAATTTGCCATGATCATTCAAACTAGCTCTATTTGCACACAGATACACAGTTTGATCATTGCAAACTCATTCATTTCTAAAGTAGTAACACATAGCAAAAAAGATTGTACGCAATCTATCTAcatttatgaaaaaaaatcatcCGGACACCTGCCTCCCATACTGCACACTATttgcaatctacctttatttgtgaTTTAGTTATGAAAAAATCATCTGGACACCTGCCTCCCATACTACATATTATTTACATATACTAGCGCATCTTTTCCATCAACATTGAAATCTTGGCCATTTAATTCTCAATAAGATCCGTCACAAAAAAGATCTTAATAAGATGATTTGTGCTGAGTACCACCATTCGACACTATCCAATGTATCTATTTATCTTTATTTATGAAAGAAGATTCGTCCGGCTACCTACCTCCCTTGCCGCCCATTATAAGAGATATGATACATATCCGTAGCTCTGTGGATGCCATATATACTTCCTCTTCCCATGCCACTAGTTAAGTGGTCCGCTAACATACAACACTCCTCGCCCAAGCAACATGTTACATCTCCTCCTCGTGTTATTGCCTTATCGATTGCTCTATTGTATGCATGGGAGGCGTCGGGATGTCCCCAATGATGTATCGCGTCCTCGCTCCTGTTGGCTACAGTCCACAACTGGATCCTCGCAGCTGACATACAGAGCTGGTGAAACTAGTCGTACACGCACATCCGCCATCTACAACCGAGCTCTCTTGAACGATCGAGTCATGTGTCGTCATTGTCTGGTCCTTGGCGTGCTCGTACTGCCTTGCCAGCCATCATCGACATTGAAGCTCCGTCTGCCTACATGGACGGTTGGTGAGGGGAGGTCCCAGAGGCAGATATGCCAAAGAAGAATTTATCGTATGCACCGTGAAATGTGTGGAAGGAGCAGACCCGCATCTTCAAGGAACAACTACATCTTCACAGTGTGGTTGCGGGACGAAATCGAGTGTACCCTCTTGCTTTTGTGTGTTTTCGGTATAGACGGCCCAAAAGAGGTGAAAATCAAGTACTACAGCGGGTAATCTGTTTTTGCTAGCATTGTTGGTTTCACATAGACGATTAAAAGTTGGTTGCCTCAAGGACGATCCAAAAGTTGCTGGGCACGGCACATGCGTCCATTACTTTTTGTGAATGTAAGCACTGTTGTACCACTAATTAAACAGTACAGGGTGACAGTTACTTTTAACATTGCCAAATACCCCCATCAGTGAAGAGCAAACAGATCAACTATCACGATTTTAAACCGCGAGCGAAGCAGCCGCGCTATCGCTGATTAAACTCTACCGAACGATTTGCATGGTTCAGGAAATGGCGGGAGATTGTGCCGTTCCTTCCTTTAATATCACGAAAAAAGAAAATCCTGACGCGATTTTAATCGTTGTCGACTGCTGAGTTATCTGCACTCTTGCCCTAATGAAGTGCAATTTGTCCAATCATTACTAGCTATGACTTCCTAATCTTATGCCCATTCTCAACGAGGCAGCCTGCCTGCTCAAGCGCAGTTGACAAGATGGTGCTCCTTTGATCCTCCAGTCCTGCCGGCATCACCTCCAGGGTCTGGTAGGGACACAAAATTGTCCTCCATAACTCAAAAAAGTTCTTTATAGTAATTAGATATATATATTCCAGGTTCTCATGACCTACAATTGTACCCTCATCCTGCTCTAGCTGAAAATATTTCTTCTTTCTGTATTTTCCATTTGTAATCAAATGAAAAAATTGCATGTTCACCTTGGACAACCTGCCGCACTTTAGCTCTAAGTGCCCACTTCATCTCTTCTTCTTTGAGGAGTGCATGTAGTTTCTGCTCGGCCTCTGCTTTAGATGCCTGTTCTACCACATCTGGTAAGTTGGATTCGGCTTTTAAATCAAGCTCATTTATAAGGTGGATTAGTCTTTCCTTTTCCACCTAATAATCCTGCTTTTATTTTTACCCAGCCCCTCAGGAACTGCCGCAAATGTCTAATCTTATTTTGTCATTGATCAATACTCGAACTATGCTCTGTCGCCTTAGCCCATTCCCAGGCTATGAGATCAatgaagcatggtttgatcattggaAGTAGCTATATGTGCACTGGGTTTGATCATTGCAAAGTCATTCGTTTCTAAAGTAGAGTAGCAAAAAGGAATACATGATATATGGCCATGCCTTCAATTTTTTGCTAGACAACAAGCACCACAATTGTTGGATGCTTCCTTTCACTTTTCGGACTCTTCCACAATACTAACTGACGGACATGCCGCCTAATAGGTGCATCTGACCAATCCACGGCCAAAAGTTGCTGGAGGAGGGGGCGGCGAGCCAGCGGCGTCGGTTAGGCGGAGGTGGCTTCAAATCGAGGATGCAGTGCATGAGGCGAGAAAAGCGAGAAGTTTCTCTCTGCGTGCCGACTCCGGGGGGCGCTGGCTCCACGGCAGCAGACCGGAGCTCAACCCACCGATGCGGACCACCCTCGCAGCGTTAGCCATGCGTGACCCCCGCTCCCGTTGCCTCCACTGGGACGAAGGCGGACATGCCCCCCTACCGTCGGGGCAGAGGAATGCCGCCACCATTTTCGTTCGTTGCGACGCCGCTCGGCCGTCATTGGTTCTCCaccaccacgagtaggacaacccgGAGCGTGGAGTGCGGAGGAGAAGGCTTGCTGGTACACTCCCCATCTTGCAATTGCAACTGTGCCTGTTCCATTCATTTTGTGCTTCATCTTGTTTCGTTAGTGTGTTTATTTACTTACGTAGCAACTTCTGATGCATGTGTGTGCATTTACTTGGTTGTAGCAAACTGCTTGTCTTTTGGTTTGGTCACTGCCTGAGAAAGGAGATACTAGGCTAGTTGGGTTGTGAGTTTTTGTTTATCATTTAATAACTATCTAAGGAGATTCATGGCGATGAACAATCACACAAACACTTATTGTTACTTACAAACCTAATAAGAAAATTTCTCAAAAGAACAAACGGGGATAGTAACATGGTGCTGTTGTTCTGTTTTTCTTTGCTGGTAGGAATAGCAATACGGTTCTCCTCCTTCCTCTCTCCTTGTATCTAAGGAGATAAACAGAGAATCAAAGTTTCAGAGAAACATCCTCCCACCTCACTtcttcttcggtacaaccccccaGAAACACATCAATGGACGAGATCTGTCCATACCCCTTCATAATAAAGGGTAAGATGGTCTTTCTAGAAAATACGTCGGAGATCTGGCATGTTCATTAgtgattgggccggcccattagtgatTGTGTACTGTCCCACGCACGGATCGAAAATCCAAAAAAACAGTGCCACTATTAGGCATCGAACACAAGACCTCCAGGGTCGTGAGATTGCTCCAGCCACCGGAACCATCACGAGTTGGTGATAATTGTGTGGCACAGTAGTTTATCACCTAGAATTGACGTACTGTAGCTGTTTTCTTATGAGGAATACTGTAGAAGATCAAAATTGGTATACAACCGGACCAGACATTCTAGCTAAAGCGTCTTTTATTGCTAAAAAAACTAATGTGTTTTTTCAACTTTTCGATTTATTAAAAAATATGAAATGTTTTtcaaaatttgaacttcttttggaaacatgatttttttcaaaattctgaacctttttttttgaaaaatacttTGATATTGTGAATATTTTCCAAATCTTGAGAACAGTTTTTCAGAATTGTAGACATTTTCCTGAAACGGTAGATATTTTTCAAAAAGACGAATAATTTATCAAATTTGTCAACATTTTCTTGAAAACATGACAATTTTTCAATTTTCGAACATTTTAAAAAATGCAAACACTTTTTCAAATTGGCAAGCATTATTGGAAAACAAAAACACAAGCATTTTTTCAAATTGGAAAAAAGTGTTCAAGTTAGTACAATTCTCATACACACTTTGAAATtccaaaattgttgacaaatttctgGAAATtgttaggaaaaaaataaaaatgtttTATGTTGAGTGATAATGACAGGAACTACAAATACACTCATCTAACTGGTATATTTTAGGCTATGGATAAATGATCCCAGCGTCTTGTAGGAGCCTGGCATCGACATATGAGGCATCCATTTCAGGTTTGAACGACTACCAATATCGTTTACATGTTGTGACACGTCCGACCATTTATCACCCTATTTTCACggagaaaactctagaaaatgcaaaACTTCTCAAAAATCTAAACAACTTGGCATTGTGTCTTGATTGGTCATAAAAGTTGGTGGAAAATATTGGAGGTTATCTGACGGATGTCGAAAAAAAAACAAGCTTTCAAACGGACCCTTCTAGCCTATCCGAACATCCTCCGTTGAACATAGTCTTTTTTGGACATCCTTAAAATGAATCCCACTTTTGAAAGAAGGtaggcatgcccatggtaggcacaTGCCTGGTTTGGATTATTTTCGACACCATATGCAAGTAGTGACACATCCGGTCATTTATCGGCCttcttaaccaagaaaacttcAAAAAAATGCAAAATTGGACGAAACCCCAAATAatttggcatggtgccttgaattggtcatacaaggccatgaGAAATGGGGCAATTTAAGGGATGTCAAGAAATGAGGTGCTCCCAAACATACCCTTCTGGCCTATCCGAATACTATCCATTAAACATGGTATTTCTTCGGAGATCTTAGCACATGCCCCAACTTTTGCAAGCAAGTCGGCATGTCCATTTTAGGTATACATGCCTGGTTTGAACGACTTCCGATACCGTATGCACGTTTTGACATGTTTTGCCATTAATAGGACTTTTTCACTGAGAAAACTCCAAAAAAGACAAAACTTGGCAAAAAAACCCATACAatttggcatggtgccttgaatacAAGGCCATGAAAAAATGGGTTCATTTACAGGATGTCGAGAAATGAGTTGCTCCCAAACAGATCCTTCTGGCCTATTTGAACACTCTCCATTGAACATGATATTTCTTTGGAAATATCAGGACTGCCCCAACTTTTGCAAGCAAGTGGGCATCCCCATGTTAGGCATCCATACCTGGTTTGAATTATTTCCGACACTGTATGCACGTTGTGACATGTGCTGTCATTAATTGTCATTTTTTCACCGAGAAAACTCCAGTAAATGCACAACTTGTCGAAAACCCAGAAAACTTTTTatgatgccttgaattggtcatacgagGCCCTTCAAATTTTAAGAATGTCGAAAAATAACAAGCTCTCAGGCGGAGCCTCCTGGCCCTAGAACATACTTTGTTCAATGTAGTCTATTTTTTTTCATCCTTGAAATGATCCCGACTATTACCACCAGGTGAGCATGCCCCTCTAGGCATCCATGCCATGTTTGAACAATTTCTGACACTGTATGCAAGTTGCGACGCGTCTAGCCTTTTTTTGCATTTTCTTACTGAGAAAACTCTAAAAAAATGCAAAACTTGTCAAAAACCAAAACAACTTgtcatggtgccttgaattggtcatacgagGCCATAAAAAAATTATGCCCATTTCAAGAATATCGAAAAACAACGTGCTCTGTGACAGACCCTTCTGGCCAACACGAACACCCTCCATTGAATATGGTATTTTTGTGGACATCCATGAAATTACCGCAACATTTTTCCACTAGGTGGACATGCCCATCGTAGGCATCCATGGAAGGTTTGAAGTACTTCCGACaccatatgcaagttgcgacacgtctAGCCATTTATCGACCTTTTTTGACCGAGAAAACTTtagaaaatgcaaaacttgtcgAAAATCCATGCAACTTGGATTGGTGCCTTGAATTTGTCATACAAGGCCATTGAAAAAAATATTGGaagcatggatgcctaccatgggcatacCACCCGCTGGCAAATGTTTAGTTCATTTCAAGAATGTCCAAAAAATACACCATGTTTAACGTAGCATGCCCAAGTAGtcatccatgccaggtttgaagGAAAAATGTATTTAAAATCATAATTTATATAGATACTTAAAACTGTCATTTTAAGTTTCTAACATAACTAATAAATACAAAATGATAGAATTAAAAacaacaaatgctttttaaaaacatttaataaattaaacaaaaaaaaattaaaatcatgatttaAATTAGTTACTTTAAACTGTAACATTGGTATTTCAAGTTTTGTACAGGTTTAAAAAAAGtttaaaaagggaaaaaaagatAAATTTACAAAAAATGAGAAAAACAAAAAATAGAATAGAAAAGAAAACCTTAGGCCTTGCCCAACTAAGCGACGACATCACTCCTGTTGAGCAACTATTGAAATTTGTTGGGAAATAAAAAACATtctcatttttaaaaaaaattcacaaatCCAAAAAATGTTCCGGCAAATTTAGAACACTTTTTTGATATCATATACTTAGTCACATTTCTGAAAAATGTTTTGGAATTTAATTTTTTGTCCGTGCTCTGAGAAAATGTTTGTTTTCACAATTTTGTTTGTGCTTTTCAAAAAAAGTATTTGAATTTTGACGTTTTGAAAAAAGTTAaagacacaaacattttttgaaattaccttACAATTTTAAAAAAGAAAATAATTTTTAATTTATGAATAAAATTAGGAAATAACGAACCTTTTGAAATTTTGGGCAACATTTTGAAAGCATTACCATTTCTTGAACAAGAAAGAAGAAATGTAACAGGAAAaggaaagtaaataaataaaaagaaattaTGGAAAAATGACCAGTTCAGAAAGTGTTCGTAAAATCTTTTTAAAATTCCCAGCCGGTCACTTACTTAATGCGCCTAGCTTGAAATTATCAACCAAAGGCATGGTGTCGCAGTGGTAGTGGACGCACTTAGTGTTTTGAGTGGTCGTGGGTTCGATTCGGCCGGCCCAATTAAGCTCCCTGGTGTATACGTTACTACAAAAATAGATACAAATTGCGAAATGTCTATATTACCCTTTATACGTATTGCgaggggggttgtaccgaagcgggACTCCACATTTATTTCTCTATCTTACTCAAAGCTTGTAATCCATCTGAATACAGGAACTAGCACATGTGTATGCGTGCAGAAAAATAATATGAAAACCAAAAGTAAAGGAtgctgcaaaataaaataaatacatTGATGGATTGATGTAATAAGGATTAAGCTCATAGTAATTTGCTCAATCGTTTGTAGGAAATAAATAcatgcacactcactcattcttgATGGCTCGTCATgccagcacacatgcaaacacacaTTACAGGATGCAAAACCAGTACACAATGTGAAGCAAGATTTCACACAGAAGGTAATGGTGgaacgatgatgatgaggacgacggACACATTCATCAAGGACGAGGGACGTCATGAGCAGGCCTGGAGGTGATGCCGGCGTGTAGTAGCAGCGCCCATAGGAGGGTGATCAGCTCGCCACCTCGTCGCAAGGCTTCAATGTGGCCCGTCACATCCTTCGACGGCGCGAGGTAGAGTATCATCTCTGACCAGTACTCCGCCAGGATCTCCCACACCGTCTCTTCACCTCCAGTACATTGTTCTTGGCCTTGTCCTTGGGGATATCTCTGCCTTTTAGCCTCTTCCACTAGCTGCCTTCCAAGCTTTAATCCTATCTTTACCACCTCCTCTTCTGTTAACTGATTCCCAAACCTCGATCCCGATCTCAATCTTTCTATTTCCACCATCTCATCGGAGTTGGAGTCGGGGATGGAGTTGTCGTCACCAAAAGATTCAATGGGATGCGAATACAAGCCTGGGCTTGATGACACTTCACCACTGCAGTTGCATGCTTCTTCAACACATTTCTTCACCTTCTCGTAGCGGTGCTTCGTCCAggtggcactgtccggcagcaactCTGGAGTGTGTGCCACCAAGTATGCACAGTACCGTGACAAGCTAGTGGCGACGACCATGTGTGTGGTTGGGGCCGAAGCAGGCGAAGAACATTTGATCTCAACGAGGAATGTGGCTATGTACCATACAAGGATAGCATCCGTGCTGGTGGTGACTCTGTCGTAGCATGCCCATGTGAAGTGAGGGAACCGGCGTTGTACAGTGGCTATACCATTGCTCAGCTTCCCGCCGCTCTTCTTCAAGGATCTGATGATGGCACCCTTCACATCTGGTGACAGCTTGGTCACAGCAGGCCTGTAATGGTTCTTCCTTGGGAAGAATATCTGCTTGAACGTATGAGCCGAGGGAATACTGTTAGGCTTAAGGAAAAGGTTCTGCCCAATCTCATCCTTCCAACACACTGGGGATTTGCATCTTAGCAAACATGGGCAGATTATCTTGAGCCAACAAGATTGGTTGATGTAGTGGCCAACCATACTTATCTTGGTCCAGTTAGAGCGCACACCGGTCACCATCTCTGCAATCTCGATGGATAAAGTTAGCAGGGCGACAACAACAGGGAGAGGAAAAAACATGACAATCACCACTGCGGGCTGATGCCGAAAACCCACTTCGAAGCAGACGATTAAAAACCCCAGAAGCATGAggaatacaaggccacaaactgtgGCAGAGAAGAAGATGTGGAAAGCTGCGGAACATGCGCCCAAAGAGGCCACTGGGAGTGGGGAGTAGTAGAAATCGCTTGCGAACGAGAGCTCGGTGGAGATCACCTGGAACATCCTCACGTGATCGTCTTCCTGACCGAGCAATCCATCGCAGACGAAACGGAAAGCCCAGCTAGAGCCAGCCTCGGCCAACCGGTAGCCGGCGAATTGCCGGCGCAAGCACTTGAAAAGAGAGAATGAGAGGCAGAGGTCCTTAACCTCTGGGGAAAAGTGAGGAGATGACCAGACTTTGTCCAGTGTAACAAGGCTACTTGATTCATCTTCCTTGACACGATACCCTTGGGGGCTTTCTTCCACATCCAGTTCTGTCTCTCCTGTTAGTATGAGGCGGGGTACCGGCACCAAGTGGCCTTCTTGTTCTTGGAGCTGCGCCATGTAGCCCTCGATCAGCCGGGCGTTGCGGCCAACAGCAAAAGAACGGTTTGCGCGTTGGAAGGCGACAAACCTAAGCACTATTCTAACACCGAGCGCCCATGTCAGAAATATTTGGAGAAGTACTATGAAGTGGTTACTTTCTTGGAGTATGTAGTAGCCGACGAGGCCCGCCACCCAGAGAGAGGACATGaggttctccatggatggcctggtcTTTTGGCTGTCGATGTCATCACCGGCCGTAGGTGAGGCAATGGCGGCCACTGCCAGGGCAGCCATGTCAGCGTTGGACTTGAGAAATTGGAGGAGGACCACCAGCCTAATCAGTGTTGGGCCGCCCAATCTATATGCTACGCCGGTGATCAAGTAGGAGACGAGGTACAAAATAAGTGAGAAGTATGCCGCGGAGGCACCCGCAAGGAAGTAGCGGCCGAGCGTGTGACGGCTGATACGGCTCCGGCGCGAGCTGAGACACCACAGTAACACCACAAGAACGGTGAGCACAACAAGAAGGATATCAACCTTGATTGCTGATACTACCTCTGAGTCTCGATCCATGCCTGCGACACCAAGCTAATGCTCGTTACATAAACATATGCTGCTGCCTACTAGTATCAGCTTAGGACACCAAGCTGCATGCTCCTATAATAATATAATTATTCATGTACATGTACCTCAAGGCTGAAGAAGAGATGAGACGAGCTGCAGCAGCTAGCCGACGCCACGGTACCGATGAAGGATACAAGGTGCAGTCAAGCTTGTGAGCACAAGATGTGCAATCTTAGAGGAAACCGCTGGGGcaaaaaagagaaaaggagagGGCATCACGCAAATCTCAAGGAAGGAATAAAGAATGCACTGTTTCCACCATGTGATGCGCCAGGGGGATACGATCCTCATCACTATATTAAAGACCGTGGCTTTCCAGTTGTCACACGCACCTTCATGTGCCTTTTTTTTCTCTTGTTTCTCTTCATGTGGAAGATATCAATCAAAGATCATAAAGGCCTGATATAAGTCCGTGGCAACTAAATTTCTTAAATAGCTGCAGTATGAAAACcaaatttgtaaaaaaaaaaaGTGAGAAAACTCTTATCAGGTAGGGCTGGCAATGTTTTGCCTAATAAAATGGGAGTAATAAAAACATTTATAACTAATGTTATGTATGAATAGCATGAAAATGAGCCACCAACCTCTCTGAAATGCGCGAGAAGTACCGTGGCCAGGATCAAATTCACAAAGCCGCAAACGGTGAAGGTATGAGGATTTGTCACGTTGGACATTCAATTATTAAAACCGCCACTCGCAAAATTCATTTTAGGAAAATCTTGCATGTTCCTATTGCCTCGAAAAGCCTTCTCTCCGTTCATCGTATTGCTCTTGATAATCATGTTTTTCTTGAATTTCACcccttcttctttttgatcaaggatcaggtcacgaAGAGAATCCTGTttcgaggtagatgtgttcgagggcttTACCCATTGATTCCGGAGATTAGAAGATGCAATAAACCAGCATATGGTATGACCAAACTTTCATCAACCCTGTGGCATGATCGATTAGGACATGCTTCTTTCTCATTAGTGAAACGagtgcttaggaaaaataagctcctcTATGTTGGTGAGTGTAGTAGTGAAACAATTTGTGATTCTTATCAGCGTGCTAAGAGTCACCAGTTACCTTATCGTCCTATATCTACTAGTGTTTCTACCAAATCATTGCAACTCATattttctgatgtttggggtcctgccccCACCTCTGTTGGTAGATATTCATACCACCTTAGTTTCATTCATGACTATAGCAAATATATGTGGATCTATCTTCTCAAGAAACGATCCGATGTTTTCTAAGTTTTTCACAATTTTCAAGCACTCGCTGAATGTAATTTGATTCCAAAATCATTGCGCTCCAATCGGATTGGGGTGGCGAATACCGTAACTTGAATTCCTTTCTTCAACAGATAGGAATATCACACCATGTTTCATGTCCTCATGCTCATCAGCAAAATGGATCTGCTGAATGCAAACACAGACATGCTGTAGAACTTGGCCTAGCCCTTCTTGCAGGCACATCTATGCCTCTAAAATTCTGGGATGAAGCTTTTCTTGATGCAGTTCATATTATTAACATGCTCCCTAGTCGTGTCATCAATAATGAAACTCCGGTAGAAAGACTTTTTCATAACAAACCAGATTACACATCTCTTCGTGTGTTTGGATGTGCTTGCTGGCCAAATCTTAGACCCTACAGCAATCGTAAACTTACGTTTCGTTCCACCAAATGTGTTTGTCTTGGCAATAGCCCTCAAAACAGAGGTGTCAAATGTTTAGATGTACCCACTGGCTGCATCTACATTTCTCGAGACGTTATGTTTGATGAAACAAAATTCCCTTTTGCCCATCTTCATCCCAATGATGGAGCCTTACTTCAGAAGGAAATCCTTCTTTTGCCATTTAATCTTACCGGTATTGATCATGGGGAACATGATAATTGTAATGATCCACTATTGACTAGCCCTCGTACTAATGATGAATCTGAGGTTTGTgatgaaacagaaaaaaaaatcgatGAAAGTAATGCAGAATTCGCCAAAAGTGGACATTATTTCATGTGTCTAGGGCTGGGAGACATCTCGGACGTGATCCGAGGCGAATTTGCCTTGGGATCGGTGCCTGACCCACATGACTGCTCACCTAGGAGGTTTGCGGCGCCATCCCCTCCGGGATCGGAGCCACGCCAGGTGCCCCGCGACAGCGCCCGGGTGCGCCAATCTCTGCCTCGCCATGCTCCGCACCAATCGGACGGTGCCACGTGGAGTCCAGTGATTGAGCCGGCGCGGACACGGTTTCCAGACGAACCCCGCGTCTACATGTGGCGCCCTCCACGCGCGGCCCCCGACGCTGGATCCCGCGGGGATTCGGTCGGGTCCACCTCGTCATTGTTGTGTGATGAGGCTGCTGGACCGCCAGGATTTTCTGCGCCGCCTGGGTCATCCTCGCCTCCACCCGCGGCCACAGAAGATCCGCCTCGTCCTGCGCGGCCCTACACGGGATCAGATGGGGTTGTCGCCTCTAGATCTTCTGCACCGGCCGCTCCTATTGCTTCTGTTACTCCTTCTAAACCTCGGCGGTTAAGCCTCCAAGGGGGAGTAACTCAACACAAGAATTACAAAACCATAGCTAAATTTGGTCTGGTTTGCAGCACAGGTGAACCAAATAATCTTGTAGAAG is drawn from Triticum dicoccoides isolate Atlit2015 ecotype Zavitan chromosome 6B, WEW_v2.0, whole genome shotgun sequence and contains these coding sequences:
- the LOC119324392 gene encoding uncharacterized protein LOC119324392 codes for the protein MDRDSEVVSAIKVDILLVVLTVLVVLLWCLSSRRSRISRHTLGRYFLAGASAAYFSLILYLVSYLITGVAYRLGGPTLIRLVVLLQFLKSNADMAALAVAAIASPTAGDDIDSQKTRPSMENLMSSLWVAGLVGYYILQESNHFIVLLQIFLTWALGVRIVLRFVAFQRANRSFAVGRNARLIEGYMAQLQEQEGHLVPVPRLILTGETELDVEESPQGYRVKEDESSSLVTLDKVWSSPHFSPEVKDLCLSFSLFKCLRRQFAGYRLAEAGSSWAFRFVCDGLLGQEDDHVRMFQVISTELSFASDFYYSPLPVASLGACSAAFHIFFSATVCGLVFLMLLGFLIVCFEVGFRHQPAVVIVMFFPLPVVVALLTLSIEIAEMVTGVRSNWTKISMVGHYINQSCWLKIICPCLLRCKSPVCWKDEIGQNLFLKPNSIPSAHTFKQIFFPRKNHYRPAVTKLSPDVKGAIIRSLKKSGGKLSNGIATVQRRFPHFTWACYDRVTTSTDAILVWYIATFLVEIKCSSPASAPTTHMVVATSLSRYCAYLVAHTPELLPDSATWTKHRYEKVKKCVEEACNCSGEVSSSPGLYSHPIESFGDDNSIPDSNSDEMVEIERLRSGSRFGNQLTEEEVVKIGLKLGRQLVEEAKRQRYPQGQGQEQCTGGEETVWEILAEYWSEMILYLAPSKDVTGHIEALRRGGELITLLWALLLHAGITSRPAHDVPRP